In a genomic window of Erigeron canadensis isolate Cc75 chromosome 5, C_canadensis_v1, whole genome shotgun sequence:
- the LOC122601121 gene encoding sodium transporter HKT1-like: MTNPHSMIKRTTNLFMSPFNLKCCSKKFSSFVQSIIHLSPFTVQVIYFIILSLFGFVVLKSLDFKTSSFKPKDIDLFFTTVSALTVSSMSTVDMEVFSNNQLILLMFLMFMGGEIFVSMVGLHFRKFKHRVTDFCSNNDFDSTAECSIELGITPNDNKYFPNNKSLDNNYLMHKAIKSLGYVVLCYILVVHFIGFILVYIYISFTPSARDILINKGLNRHIFSLFTIVSTFANCGFVPTNENMTIFKKNSGLLLILIPQILLGSTLYPVVLRATLLVLTKITKRDEFGYMLKYSKEIGYGQLLSSVRTFYLAITVFGLILVQLAVFCSLEWHNIDVMEGLSNYEKMVGSFFQVVNTRYAGEAVFDLSKISPAILVGFIVMMYFPSSTTYMPVQDHESKRSNQRRSFVDYLLFSRLSYLVIFIILICVSEKKKMHGDPINFSVLNIAFEVFSAYGNVGLSTCYSCQHQIKPIVQCKEEWYGFAGRWSNNGKYLLIMVMFFGRLKNFTKNGGKYWNAS, translated from the exons ATGACAAACCCCCATTCTATGATTAAACGAACAACAAATCTTTTCATGTCTCCATTCAACCTTAAATGTTGTAGTAAAAAGTTTTCTTCGTTTGTTCAATCAATCATCCATTTGAGCCCGTTTACGGTtcaagttatttattttatcatccTCTCTTTGTTCGGTTTTGTTGTTTTAAAGTCGTTAGACTTCAAAACATCGTCGTTTAAGCCAAAAGACATCGACTTATTCTTTACAACAGTATCTGCTTTAACGGTTTCAAGCATGTCAACAGTTGACATGGAAGTATTCTCAAATAACCAACTCATCCTTTTGATGTTTCTAATGTTCATGGGAGGCGAGATTTTCGTTTCCATGGTTGGACTTCATTTTCGTAAGTTCAAACATAGAGTAACCGATTTTTGTTCTAACAATGATTTTGATTCAACTGCCGAGTGTAGTATCGAGTTAGGAATAACCCCAAATGATAACAAATATTTTCCTAATAATAAATCTTTGGATAACAATTACTTGATGCACAAAGCAATTAAAAGTTTAGGATATGTGGTCTTgtgttatattcttgttgtcCACTTCATTGGTTTTATCTtagtttacatttatatatcttttactcCTAGTGCTAGAGATATACTTATAAACAAAGGGCTAAATAGACACATTTTTAGCCTTTTTACAATTGTCTCCACATTTGCAAATTGTGGCTTTGTTCCCACAAATGAAAACATGacaatttttaagaaaaattctGGCCtactcttgattttaattccACAAATTCTTCTTGGAAGCACTTTATATCCGGTAGTACTTAGGGCCACACTTTTGGTTCTAACGAAGATAACGAAAAGGGACGAGTTTGGTTACATGTTGAAGTACTCCAAGGAGATAGGTTATGGCCAATTGTTGTCATCGGTACGAACGTTTTACTTGGCCATAACGGTTTTCGGGTTGATTTTAGTTCAACTTGCAGTGTTTTGTAGTTTGGAGTGGCATAATATTGATGTAATGGAAGGACTAAGTAATTATGAGAAAATGGTTGGGTCGTTTTTTCAAGTTGTGAACACTAGATATGCTGGCGAAGCTGTTTTTGATCTCTCGAAAATTTCTCCTGCAATCTTGGTTGGATTTATTGTAATGAT GTATTTTCCATCGTCAACGACATATATGCCGGTCCAAGATCATGAAAGTAAAAGAAGTAATCAACGAAGGAGTTTTGTagattatcttttattttcacgACTCTCTTATTTGGtcattttcataattttaatttgtgtttcggaGAAAAAAAAGATGCATGGGGATCCCATCAACTTCAGTGTGCTTAACATTGCCTTCGAAGTTTTCAG TGCATATGGAAAtgttggattatcaacatgctACAGTTGTCAACATCAAATCAAACCAATCGTACAATGCAAAGaagaatggtatggatttgcgGGAAGATGGAGCAACAATGGGAAATATTTGCTAATTATGGTGATGTTTTTTGGAAGACTAAAAAATTTCACTAAAAACGGTGGAAAATATTGGAATGCTTCATAG